The Luteolibacter rhizosphaerae region GCTTCTTGCTGTACAAACGGCTTGAGCCTAATACGCGACGATCGCATTCATCGAAATGAAGCTCCTGATCGCCTTTCTTCTTCTCGTGACGTCGGCAATTTCTGCTTCACAAGGGAATGGTCGCGCTGCGAACGAAGTTGTCATTAATAGATACAAGCTTTCGGCAGTGACCGGAATCGGCAGTCATGCGATTTCAAGGTATCTCAAGGATCCCCATCCGAAACGCCGCTGTGTATTGATTACCCTCGGTGCTGAATTTTCGGCGGACTTCGTCTTCTTCGCGCAAACCGACCAGCAAACCTTCTTGGAAGTCATCTGCTTCACGCCCCGGACCGACGGTAACAAGGAATGGGCAGGGCGCTTCGTGAAGTTCGAAGGAGGACCTAAAGACCAGTTTCAAAAGCTTCGCGAGCTTTTGTCCACGGAGGCGGACCTCCCGAAAATAGATTGGAAGGAAGAAGGTCTCGTCTTGGGTGGAGACCAATTGAATTTCCAAGTGGGGGAAGGACCCAAGATCGGATGGGGTGAGCTGACTCCCGAGTTTCTTTCCAAACACCCCGAGCGCCCAAAGCGCCTTCTGGAATGCCTGAAGATTGCCGAAGATCTGGCTGGGATCCCGTTGCCACACAAGCTTGATTGAATTTTGCTTGGACCCCTCCCCGGGGACTTGGCCTCGCCCATTTGCTATCAACTCAGTCAGCTCCTGACCAAGAGTTCCGGAGCATCCTTTTACCCTTCCGCTGGCATGGGAGCTCTGGCGTTGCGAACCATTACGTGAGAGTCAGGAAAGAATGTCGCTTAGCCTGCCCCGCAAGCGCGGAAAGTAGGTTACGACGACACTGGTAATTCTAGGGTTCGTGGTCTGGAGGACTTCACCAGTACTTGTTATTTCCGCTCAGAACGAATTTGGTTTTTTTTTATCCGACCAAACCAGCGGAGTTAAGTACGTTAATTTCTCGGAAGATCGGCTGATGCCCTCGCCCCTGTCAGGGCTTCGGAATCACCCAGCTCAAAGCCGCATTGTGGCTGGCCACCGCATACGCGATCCCGTCTGCAAACCCCGGCAGCTCCTCGTTGTAACCCGGAACCGTGAGCACCCAGCGCCCCGGTTCGTCGCAGGTGAACTTCAACACGCCCTCGGCATCCGTCTTCAGCGGGGTATGGCTGCCATTCGGCGCATTCAGCCGCGCCTTCGTCTCCGGCAGCGGCTTGCCTCGGAAGAAGACCTTCGCCTCGCCCGGATTTCCGGTCGGAACGATGTCCAGTGTCAGTGCCGGCTGCCCCGCGACCTTGTCGCCACCGGCAGGCAGCCAGCGGCTGTAAAAGATCGGCCGCCGCGCCGGCTTGCCGCCGAAGCTCATCACCGGAAAGACAGCTTCTGCCACCAAGGCTTGATCCGGCTTCGTGCCGCCCAGCGTGTAGTGATCCGGTTTCTTCACCGATTCCAGCGGCTTGGCATTCTCGGCCACCGGCAGGATTACACCGACTGGTTTCCCCAGAGAATCGAGATGCCCCGGAGACTTCTCCACATCACCATCCAACTCGCCGAAGCGGACTACCAGCGCTCCCTCCGGGCCCGGCTCCACTCACACGGAGTGGGCCAAGGCAGGGGAGGCAAACAGGCAACCGGCAAACATGCCGAAGCTGAGGAATCTTTTCACAAGCCCGGGTGATCGAGGTTCAGGAATCCTTCTTCAACTGGGGCAGCACGCCCGCATCGATCGCCTTCTTCGCGGCGGCTTCGGGATCCTTCTCCCAGCGCTGCTTGGCCTTATCGTTGAAGAAATAAACCTTCTGGCCCTGATATTCGACGAACGGGCTGGAGGGGGAGATCAGACTTTTCTGGTGGATTGCGCAGTAGCGTTGCGGCAGCAGTTCGATCGTATCGAGCCCGAGTTCCTTTTCCTTCCCTTTGAATTGCGGCAGTAGACCCAGTTCCGTGGCGACCTTCACGTAATAAGCCGCCACCTTCTCGTCGGCCTCCCAAATTTTGCTGCACTTGCCGCAGCATAGGGCCACGGGCACGCCCTTGAATTCGACCTCGTTATCCTCCTCCACCTCGTCCTCGGTCATCATCGGGCACTTGTTATTCGCCGGAGCGTCCGCGGCGAATGCAAAGCCAGCGGTAAGAAGCGAAGCACCGAAAAGGGCGGCGCGCAGAGGAAACAACGGGGACAAGAGGCGGATTTTCATGATGATCGGGAGCCAAGGCAGAGCGGCTCGTCGGAGAATAACCCGGCTACCCGCTATTGGTTTCCCGCATGCTTGCGGAAATTTGGCGCTAGCTTGCCAACGCTGGCGGCGGAAGGCGTCGCGGACGATGATTGTCGCGGCCTTTTGCGCTTCCATCGCCGCGGAAACTCCGGTCGGATGATAGGGAATGAACCCTCACGACACGGAGACTCGCTTGCCGAGGCGTAGACGAAGAAGAATCTTGGCCTTGTCCGGGGTGCTTCTTGCCCTCGTGGCGTGGAGGGCCTGGCCGCTCGTAGTGATCTCCAGCGAGCTTAACTTGAAAGGTGCCGTGATCGCGGTCATGCCCTCCGAGTTCTTCACCCCTCCCGCGCGAAAGCCCGATGAAATCCGCTCGGGGATGGCTCATCCCGGCTTCGATTTCCCGAAGCTGGCCGTGCAGGCGATCTTTTGTCCCCGGTCGATGAGGAGAGGCCATGCTTTCTGGTGCAATGACCCCGCGCTTTCGAATGCGAAGGCTGAGGAGCTATCGCAAATCCTTTCCGATCCGGCGACCTATCAACCTTGGCTCGGAGAGAAAGGCTGCGGAGGGTTTCATGCCGATTGGTATCTCTGCTGGGGCAGCGGCGATGATCTGCATGAAGTCATACTCTGCGAAGGCTGTCACGAAGCGCTCATCTACTACGCAGGCGGATTCATCCGCTGCGACCTCGACAAGAAGGCTTATGAGAAAATCGTGGCGATCACCGCAACGCGGAGCGAAAGTTGAGGCTCGGCGGGAGCGAGGTTTGCTTCCCGCCGTTCGCCATCACACACAGACCGGGCACTCGTTGATCTTCTTGAAGAAGTCGTTCCCCTTGTCATCCACGAGGATGAAGGCCGGGAAGTTCTCCACGCGGATCTTCCACACCGCTTCCATCCCGAGTTCGGGATACTCCACCACTTCCTGGCTCTTGATGTGTTCCTTCGCCAGTAGCGCTGCAGGTCCGCCGGCCGAGCCGAGGTAGAAGCCGCCGTGGGCCTTGCAGGCATCGGTCACTGCTTGGGAACGGTTGCCCTTCGCCAGCATCACGCGCGAGCCGCCGTGGCTCTGGAAGAGATCCACATACGAGTCCATGCGTCCCGCCGTCGTCGGGCCGAAGGAGCCGGAGGGATAGCCCGCCGGAGTCTTCGCCGGTCCGGCATAGTACACCGGATAATCCTTGAAGTAGTCCGGCAGGTCGCCGGTCTCGTCGAGGCGCTCCTTCAGCTTCGCGTGCGCGATGTCCCGCGCGACGATGATCGTGCCGCTCAGCGAAACCGCCGTGGTCACCGGATACTTGCTCAGTGTCGCGAGCGTCTTCTCCATCCCTTGGTCGAGATCGATCTCCACGCCCTTGAACTTCCAGTCGCGATACTTCTCCGGGATGAATCGTCCCGGGTTCTTCTCCAGCTTTTCGAGGAAGATGCCGTCCTTCGTGATCTTCGCCTTCGCCTGACGGTCCGCCGAGCAGGACACGCCGATGCCGACAGGACAAGAGGCTCCGTGTCGCGGCAGGCGCACCACCCGCACATCGAGCGCGAAATACTTCCCGCCGAATTGCGCGCCGATCCCGATATTCCGTGCCGCTTCTAACAGCTCCTTCTCCAGCTCCAGATCGCGGAAGGCCCGGCCCTGCTCGTTGCCGCTGGTCGGCAGTGCATCGTAGTAGCGGGTGGAGGCCAGCTTCAC contains the following coding sequences:
- a CDS encoding DUF4198 domain-containing protein; the protein is MEPGPEGALVVRFGELDGDVEKSPGHLDSLGKPVGVILPVAENAKPLESVKKPDHYTLGGTKPDQALVAEAVFPVMSFGGKPARRPIFYSRWLPAGGDKVAGQPALTLDIVPTGNPGEAKVFFRGKPLPETKARLNAPNGSHTPLKTDAEGVLKFTCDEPGRWVLTVPGYNEELPGFADGIAYAVASHNAALSWVIPKP
- a CDS encoding fumarate hydratase; translation: MPDFVYQDPFPLGADETEYECLSTEHVSVSEFDGKPILKVAPEGLALLANEAMKAINFTLRPSHLSQVAAILDDPEATENDRMVALMLLKNAEIAAKGILPACQDTGTATVVGKKGQQVWTGVDDAEWLSKGIHKTYQEENLRYSQTAPLDMYQEVNTKTNLPAQIDLYASEGDAYKFLFVSKGGGSANKTFLYQETKALLNPKRLKEFCVEKMRSLGTAACPPYHLAIVIGGTSAETCLKTVKLASTRYYDALPTSGNEQGRAFRDLELEKELLEAARNIGIGAQFGGKYFALDVRVVRLPRHGASCPVGIGVSCSADRQAKAKITKDGIFLEKLEKNPGRFIPEKYRDWKFKGVEIDLDQGMEKTLATLSKYPVTTAVSLSGTIIVARDIAHAKLKERLDETGDLPDYFKDYPVYYAGPAKTPAGYPSGSFGPTTAGRMDSYVDLFQSHGGSRVMLAKGNRSQAVTDACKAHGGFYLGSAGGPAALLAKEHIKSQEVVEYPELGMEAVWKIRVENFPAFILVDDKGNDFFKKINECPVCV